The following is a genomic window from Vitis vinifera cultivar Pinot Noir 40024 chromosome 6, ASM3070453v1.
CAATATTACAAAATTCTGACAGAGACCCAGCTGCGGGTAGAAAAGGACATGCAGTTGTCCAAAACCTGatcgatatatatatatatatatacacacttGTAGTGtatattgtttaattttgtgGGCAAAGGTTAAGGTATGGATATAGTATATTAAACTAAACTTGTAATCTAGGTCGGTAATGTGTATGATGATCATTTAGAATTGGTTAATGAGATAAAAATACGTATGACTATACGATCAAATGAGTTCAATATGTAAAGAAATACGatcaatatacaaaataataggaCCTTTGTATAAAATGATGAATCATTTATACGGTACAAAGTAATAAGAcacaagatataaaataatgaaccCTACTTAAACCCGTGAGGTTTTGTGATTAATAACTACATTTGGtacaataagaaaaattaagtagCCCTTTGATACCATAGCCAAACTTAGTTTTACTcgtattttttcttttctttctcactcTCTCTACTAATTTTAAGAGGTTGATTTGGCTCTTCTCTAGTCATATGTGCATTCCTTAGGATTTCTATTCTTAAAGGAAATGAAAACAGAATATGAATATCTCCATAGATGGGATTTGATTTAAGAGTGTAGTTAAAATAATATTCCAAACAAATGGTGAATTAGATTTGATTTAAgagtatatttaaaataatatttcaaacaaATCATTATAGCTACCATCCATGAGAGGGAGAAAATTATGAATTAGTCGTCAATGATGCTCACATGAGGATGAAAAATAATGTTGCTAATTATTATAATTCGACATTGAAGAGACTTAACATCTACAATCCTAAGATTAAAATATTGCCAAATGCAAAATGCTGGTGAAATTTTGCCATATTGGGGATGTTGTCATGATAAAATGGGGAGAAACTCCAAGGAGGTGATTTTCTAGGAAAATTGCCTATAAATCAACTAGAAAGGTTGTTGGTtgatccaataaaaaaaaaaggagggtaatttgattaaaagggtcattcaaaaccaaattttagaaatttaaccctttattattttttttgcttcattttgacaaaaacatcatcattattttcttataaaaatattattttttaaaaaaacttgcacataaatacttgaaataataaatgacatgatttatattatatatatatatatatatatgttactTTTCAAGTAAAACATggattaaattacaattttgggattactttatttcttttaaccgattaattctaaaaaaaatgaaataaatcatTGGTTTTTCTAAAGAATCACCAACTATTAGCAAGGTTAATTTAATAGCTAGATTTCCTCCCAATGTGATCCAATGACCAAGTTTCAATTGGATGTTACCCAACTATAAAAAATGATGGGTTATTTTATTAAAGGGGTCATAAAAAAcccaaatttgaaaatgtaacccttcatcatttcttaccttattttgataaaaatatcttcacatttttttgttataaaagtaataattctttaaaaaaattacatgtaaatatttaaaatgataaaaaatatttataataaaaaaaattatttttccaataaaaacatgaaaaatattaaattaacgATTTTGGGATTATTTCATccttttaactaattaattaaaaaatgatttatagcAACTATTTCCCTTCCAACAATCATTTGTCCTGGAATTTTCctataaatatctcatttttttatatcactACATCCACGATCCATTTGGAATCCCTTAATCTAGatgttcatatttttatattcaacttGTTACAACCACAATGGAAATCCTTGCCGCTGTCATCAGAAAGTGacggaaataaaaaataaaattgatgaagCAGTGAAAATGTGAACACTAGGCAGTGTACTGTTTGATTTGGCAACAAaagaaacttaaattaaaacatgagaATAGATGcattaaattattaatcatcATTCCACAAAGACAAGTCCGTGTAGGAAGTTGTATCATCCCAACTGAATCCTCCAAGCATAGTTGGCGGCGCAAGGAGCAAACCTTCTGCCATGCTGTTAATCAAACCTGGCATATTAAACAATGCCTCCTCATCCATGAACACCGTGCTCGAACCATATGGAGCGCCCTCTGAGCTCTCAGAATCCTCCAATGCAACTCCCACAACCTTTTTTCGGCTCTCTAACTGAGGCGAGTCTTCACTGCATGAAGTTTCTAATTCCTCGCTACAGGGAGTGACATGTGAAATATAAGAAGAGGATGAAGACGGCGCAGCAGGACGAAAAGCCATGGCAGCCGCAAGGGCCGCCACCTGTATGTCCCCAGCTGAAGATGACTTGGCGCGCGGCAGGCGAGACGCGGAGTCGGGGAAATTGAGCGCAGCAAAATTGCCTCTGAATGCTAGGGCGGCCACATCATGCGCCCTAGCCGCCATTTCGGGAGTGGAAAAAGTCCCAAGCCATATCCTGGACTTGGTTTTGGGATCCCGCACTTCGCATACCCATCTATTGCCATTTCTTTGGCGCACGCCCCTGTATACCGGGTGGCGAGTCTCCCGAAACTTCTTCCTCCCTGCTTTCCGCTTATGCACAGGGGACGAAGAAATTGAGCATTTGGTTTGagaagaggaagaggaggaTGAGGGTGAAGACTGATCACGCTCCGATTCCATTACAGGGAGCGACTGAGAAAGAGCAGCAGCAAAGCTAGCTAGCAAGTAGAAAGAGATTgagagagtatatatatatatatagtaaggATATATGGAGGGATGATGAGATCGAGAAGCGGTCAGGGTGAGGCGCTGGTTTAAGAATGAGGAAAGGTCGAATAATACTAGTCAAAGGAGAAACAGACACGTAAGAGAGGCGGAGGAGGGCCAGGTGACCAACGACGTTATTAGCACGCGAAACGAGGAGCGGATGTGAAACCACGTTTTGAAAGGGACTCCATTTTACATTTAATATATGAGACAATACGGCGTCACTTCACATTATTTCATTACGGTCTGACTTGTTCGAAAATCtgtcttctttttatttgctaTTAAAAAGGAGGAGAATTGAGATTTGGccccaaaaattaatatttgtttctTATTATATCATGTATATTTAACTTCAAGATCCACATAAAGTATGAAAACTAAGATGATAGATAATATCTTTCATCAATCCTTAAAATACCTTTAACCCTTATATAGGTACAAGTgagtgaatttcaatttttttatgtttttttttctttttctattctctattaagtattactcatttctaactttttttttttctttttcttccaatctatatttctattttatgtcaaataaaaaataatttatttttttgtttttttgttttttatttttaaagatattgaatctttttgctcttattataagcaatgataaaaaaaatttggatttttcatccaaatatttcttatctttttgtatttatcttttagtttattttttattttttattttaaatttatattatttaaaaattgactatcacttcactttattatatacatatatccttttagctttttaatttttaatgtttttattttaaaatttttaaaaagataaatttattgaaaaaaataactaagatataaAGTTCTAatcttatattaataatttttcttatctagatagactaatgcaaagtattttgattcacaagaagaaaattgtcgaaacaattttttagttaaactttagaaattaaattttaaataaaatatattatataaaattttatctaaaaataattgaaagtagtatttaattttttttattgactttcaaacttatctaattttttacttaaaaggtaatagaacatgtttataaaaaaattagtttttcattttttaaataaatgagtataaatatattaaaagaattaaagataatcttagtaaaatttttgataaatattattataattttaaatatagattcatttggataaaatttcacaaaaaaaaaaaaatagtggaaagaaagaatattgttaaaactacaaaaacaaaatatgcaattacaaaattttgatgatgaaatttaaaactgAAATTctaaacaattcttgagtgggagaatttgagtggggaaaaaaatctttgagtggaaaaaaatgggaaagtttttcaaaatcacttgaaatccttaacaaaaagtagtcttgtacacccttgtacaattagtaaatttgtcttgtatagttagtgtaatatttttgtacaataactcaaatttcatacatcatctCATGAATATCTGACAATAGGTCagttaaccatgtttgcattgttttggttttaaaaaagaaaaaaaaaattgtataattttgttttacaatcatcataagtgaggtacctattcaaatgactatatacaagttagataaagtgcatgagatgaatgtatgTTTAGTCAATGTGTGTAAGAAATGTCATTTATCCTCGGTtaggggaaataaacaaacaagtttttcaaaatcatttaaaatccttcacaaataatagtcttgtacGCCCTTatataattagtatatttgtcatATACACTTAGTGTAATTACCTTGGTACAATGactcaaatttcatataccCCCTACTCAATTTGTAACCATAGGtaggttaaccatgttttcattggtttgtttcaaaaaatagtgaaagatggaaaaacaaaattttttctcaaacatCATTAGTGGGATAAGTATTCGAATTATCATGTACGAGTTAAATAAAGAGCATAAGATGAGTGTGTAATAGATGAATGTGTACCTTAAGAGTGTGCAATCTTTAGatgacaagacaaaaaaaaaaaagttgtccaaaattgattaaaatctttcacaaatgataGTCTTGTATACCTCTTTGTATAATTAGAACATTTGTCTTGTATAGTTAGAACATTTGTCTTATCCAATTGAACATTTACCTTGTACGGTTAGTataacacccttgtacaattgtgcaaatttcatccatatacatatattatgtGCCACATATGATGTGTGAACCATGTTTccaatgatttaatttaaaaaatgatatcaaacggaaaaacaacatttttctctaaacatcattattaaggtaagtatttgaattgttatatgcgagttaaataaagtatatgaaataaaagaatttgtggtaggagaacatataatccttagatgacaaaaaaaaaaatttgttcaaaATGTACAATTTTGTACACCCCTTGTACAATTAATGTAATAACCATGTATAATGGTATAAatttcatacatatatataaattatatccaCATGAGTGTGTAAACTATGTTCCCaatagtttgacatttaaaataattaaaacaaataaaaccttattttatttttaatgcaaaatgtaattaaaaataggacaaagaaattacttaaaaactattatttaagccaaatttgtttatttatttccttttatttttggaaataaaaaaaagaataaaaaatttgtttaaccataagaaatatgaatataagatcagttagaaaatatcaaatttatttatttatttcattttatttttggaattaaagaaaaaaaattatttaaccataaaaaatattgatataagatatgttaaaaaatataaataacctcaaatttatttacttatttcattttatttatctaaattagaaagtaatttattttaataaattaaaatgtgcataattgatttattactttgttaattatggatatattaaaattttctattaga
Proteins encoded in this region:
- the CBF3 gene encoding dehydration-responsive element-binding protein 1B, coding for MESERDQSSPSSSSSSSQTKCSISSSPVHKRKAGRKKFRETRHPVYRGVRQRNGNRWVCEVRDPKTKSRIWLGTFSTPEMAARAHDVAALAFRGNFAALNFPDSASRLPRAKSSSAGDIQVAALAAAMAFRPAAPSSSSSYISHVTPCSEELETSCSEDSPQLESRKKVVGVALEDSESSEGAPYGSSTVFMDEEALFNMPGLINSMAEGLLLAPPTMLGGFSWDDTTSYTDLSLWNDD